CCCCAGGCATTACAATAACTATTAACGATAGAACTGTTACGCTGAAGAAAAAGGCGGTAGTTGAGGGATGGAAACTGGTGGAAGGAGATCTGGATGTATCTGAGTTTGCGAGCTCAAATATGGCAGCACTTACTTTGGTATTACAAGGTAATGGTCAGAATGTGGATGATATCAGGATCTTCCCTTATGATGGTCAGCTAAAGACATTCGCTTATGATGATACCACACAACGTGTAATGGCGGAACTGGATGAGAATAACTATGCTACTTTCTATGAGTATGATGATGAGGGCACGCTGATCAGGGTGAAGAAAGAAACCGAAAGAGGCATCATGACGATTAAAGAAAGCCGGTCAGCATATCGTAAGTATAAACCTTAAAATTATCCCTGTACCATGAAATTGAAATCAGGATATGTAAAGATGATCATACCTGCAGCCATTTTATTGGTGGCTGCCGGTGCCTTCGCCGCGATACCGTCACTACGGAGCCGCTTTTCGAAGAAAGAACCTGTAACAAAAAATAGGATTGTTATCACCGAGAATAACGAGCAGGATAAGAAAGTACTGTCCGAGTTATCGGGTGTCTTACATGCAATGGACACTGTCACAGTGATCACTGTGAACGGGTTTATGGACGGTGTTGATCTGGCGGACAGCACCAGCAATTTGCAGTCTGCATTTTGCTACAGCCGCCAGGGCAATCAGGGGTATTACCAGTTGGGAGATAATGAAATGATATCGCTGACTGACGCTTACATAGTCGTGGCAAATGATGTGAAGAAGATCTTTGTCTCGCCGCCTAAGACCGTGATCAATCCTATCAGAATGCCTATACAGGCAGAAGTGGACTTCTTAGCCCATGAATCATACAAGGTGTCCCGCAGGGCTGAAGGCGCATTGACAAGAATATCCCTTACCAATCCCACTCATGCCAGCTACAGGGAGTATACAATTGCCTTTGACACGCTGCACATTGTACGTAAGTCGGTGATGCGGATGACTGATCCGGAGGCGCTGACTGACCCCACTAAGGATAAGATACTGACGATATCGATCAGTAACTGGGAAGTGGGAGCTGTGCGGAAGGACCTGTTGCGGATGGACCGTTACATCTCGCGTGTGAATGGAGAGATCGTGCCGGCAGCGAGACTGAAGGGATATGAAATAGTAAAAGACTAGGTGTTAACCTCTTAATATCAGGAATGAATATGCGTGCTGTTTACGCTAAAATATTAATGTGTGTATTGCTGCTGTTGGCCCTGTCAGGGATATCAGGAGACGCAATGGCATTCAATGCTATTGAGACATATCAGAATCAGATACAGGGAAGGCTGAAGAAGGGAGATACGCTCGTCCTGAAAGACGAGAAGTTCCAGAACAGTGCTTTTGACTGGTCTACGATCCATAACAAGACCGTGAGCAATATGATCACGTTCGGGTTGTACCGAGATTCAGGGGCGGTCTTCCCCAAAGCATTTAAATGTGAGATAGATCTAAAGGTGGAATACTGGACACAGGCAGATCTACCTGACCCTATTGTGGAAGATCATATTAAACTACAGGTTACTTATGATCCCGGCGCAGGTGTCGCTTACAAGGACGCAGATCTGTACCGCTTCCTGAACGGGCATAAGGTGAGAGTGACGATCAATGATATCACCAGTGCGGAGCTGGGAAGTGATTTTCCTCCAATATTCAGACTGGCCAGTCAGGTGATCGTAGAGCGTTGGTATGATATCGATAATAGTAAACATCTGGCGCCTCAATATTTTATTATACCATCTGCTAATGATACAACTAGTCGTAGAGTATCACTGGCATGGGAGACTATTACAGGAGCTGAAGAGTACGACCTAGAGTGGACATTTATTGATGAAGACTCAGACAATGGCGCTTTGTTGGCGGCCCAACCTGGTAGTGTTTCAGCCGACGTATTGAAAAAGATGTTCCGTAATAACGCCACACGTGTGACCGTTCAACAGGAATATTATGATATATCACTGGTACATCATTCGAAGTACCTGCTGATCCGTATCCGCCCTGTTCAATATAGGGACAACGGATTCCGGCAGGAGTTCGCATGGGAGTATCAGATAAAGGATGGAGCGACTACGAAATCATCCGTGATCGTGCTGGGAGATAATCCGTGGCATGAATCCGGGAAGAACTGGCAGTACAATGCTGTGTATGCGGAGGATGGGAAGAAAAAGGAGGTTGTAAGTTATTATGACGGGTCGTTGCGCAGCCGTCAGACCGTTACGGTGAATAATTCAGATAAGAACGCGGTTGTACAGGAGGCTATTTATGACGAGTTTGGGCGCCCATTGGCTACTATTATGCCGGTGCCGTTAAAATCATCTGTATTTAAATATTATCCGGGTTTACATATCGGACAGGGAGATTCTACCTATAATTTCAAGCATGTATATGGTAATGCGACAGCTTGTGTCGCGACACCTTTACCATTAAAAGACAGCGGGGCGGCGAGATATTATTCTGCCAACAATGAGTTCCTGGGAGATAGCCTGCGACCTGAGAACGCATATATACCGGATGCGGAAGGATATCCACTGGCGGTAACGCGTTACACCAATGATAATACCAACAGGGTAAGCGTACAGGGTAGTGTCGGCCCCCGGTTCCAGCCTGGGGCTACTGGCGCAGTACAGTATTTTTATGGTGTACCGACCCAGTGGGAACTGGACCGTTTATTTGGTAATGATGTAGGCTACTACTCACATTATCTTAAGAATGTAGTAATAGACGGTAACGGACAGGCAAGTATTGCGTACCTTGATGCCAGTGGCAGGACGATTGCTACCGCGCTTGCAGGGAAATCACCGGGCAATCTGGATAGTTTGCCTTCCAATGCGGCGCCGGCTGAACATACAGATATTATACTGGACAGGCAGTTCACGTTCGATCCTACAAGAATGAAGATCTCTGCGACCGCCACACATATCAGTACTGTTGCCGGACCAGTAAAATTACGCTTTGATGTCAGCAGACTGGTAAAGATGTATGCCGACAAGGGAGTTGATATTTGCAGCAACTGTTATTATGAAGGTAGCATCTATATCACAGATAATTGCGGTAATGAGATTTATAAGACAGTTACCCCGTGGAAGATCGGTGATATGCTGGATTCCTGTCTGACTGCCGATGGAGTTGTTACCAGGCAGGTAGATACCATTTTTGGCAAGGGGGAATATTATATAAAGTTAGAGATCGGTATTCCTGAGAATGCTATCAACTTCTATACAGCTGCATTTATTAAAAGGAATAAGAATCTCAGAACCGAGTGGTCTTTTGTAAAAGATGCATTACTGGAGAAAGACCTGTTTTCCTGTTTTAATGATTGTGCTACGTGTAAGGAATCCCTTGGCGAACTGAGTACATTCAGGAGCCGTATAACAGAAAGACTGATCGCGGATAAAGTCGATGTTACTACCAATACCGCTGCGATCAATGCCTGGATTGATAGTACGTATGCTTCTCTGTATAGTCAGTGTGCTGTATTGAGAGCTAACTGTAATACATCTCCATGCGCGGAACTGGAAAAGCAACTGAAAGAGGATGTAAGTCCTGGTGGACAGTATGCGCTTTTTACAGCGGAGGGCGGTGTGCTGGAAGCGGATATAAATGTGTTAAGCCGTTACTGGAGGCAGGCATTTAAGCCATTGCCGAAAGATAGCGCAGATTATATTCAGCAGCAGTTTGAGCTGGAGGATGGTCGTATTTCATCACCACATGACAGTGCGTTTACGGTGCAACTACTGGTAAAGTACTGGAATAGTGAGTGGGCTTCCCGGTTTGTGCAGTATCATCCGGAGTATTGTGCATTGAGGTTTTGTCAGGATAATGCCACTTCTTTATCCTGGGACAACAGGCTGAGGGATGTTGCGACAACAGTTGCAGATATTCCGGTAGCGTCAGGCGGTGCTATTTATAGCAAAAGCTCAGTGAACTGGCTGATCGACAAGGATCCGTTCTTCACGGCGAGGCCTGATTACAAGGAACTGTTTAAGAATGATCTGGCTAACTATTCCAGGAATGTGGCAGGTATTACAACAGCAGGTGCGTCAGTGAAGCACCTGAGTGGCTTTGTAGACTACATGTTATACTGCGCAGATTATACAGGTAGTACAAATGCCAATAATATTCCTGATAGGAATGCTAATAACTGGAATAACTGTCAACCGGTAAGTACCTGTATTATTCCTGACAGGGAGTGGGACTTGTACAAGACTAAATACCTGGAGCTGAAAGAGCAGTATTATAACCGTTTGAGAGATTCTTCTATTTATTGTGGTGGACGTTGTACGATAGGTAGCAGTAACAGGGTAGCTTATACTGTTGATGGGTGTCCGGCAACAGGAGATTTCATTATCGAGTCCGGTAGTGAAGCCTGTGCAGCAGATAAGCAATCGGTGCGTATTAGTTATCTGGGTAGCCGTTTGAATACAACAGTAGCGGTTACGATATATTATCCTGCTGAGTATAAAGCCCTTGTAGATACGACTCCGGTTACATTGTCGCCAGGTAATGAGCGTGTGAATTTGTGTATTTCAAATAAGGTGTTGCTGAGTACATTGCGTGTATCAGGAGTTAGTTGCGGGACGGGTAGCGGCGGCAATGATTTCTGCGCTACGCATACAAAGAATCATTTTGAGTTTGTTTTTAACAGTGGTAGCGGAAGGGCATATTTTCAGTATATCAATGGCGCACTTCCTGCCGGAGTAAAACCAGTGCTGGATGTTGTTTTCGGCGATGAAAACGGCAATGAGGTCTGTTCATACACTTTCAGGCGCTGGGATGCGAATGGGTTAAGTGAACGTGCTTTGTGCGATTTCATAGGCACACCTACCATCCTTCAGAAGACATTATATTGCGATAATGTACCTGTAGATCCCAATCCGGTGGTATGTAATCCAGCTTATCAATCTAAGACCTCCAGGATCAATAATATTTCTTATTCCACACCGGAGATCACTACTGATACAACTGAATTAAAGAATATGGCGGCCGCCGGTATTCAGGCGATGATCGATCGTAACTGTGAGTCTCAGGCGGATAACTGGATAGGCTTACTGGAAGCGTGTGAAAAGATGGATACCACGAAACGTACTACTCTCAGGAACAAGCTGATTGAGATCTGTAAGATGGGTGGAGATGTTAATCATCCGAACGGAGCCAGTACATTACCTGCGGGAAAGACAACCGCCGAGGGGTATACATCTTTTAAAGATGCTATACTGGGTGTGTTGGGTATCACGGGTAAGCCGGGCATGTTATGTAATCCTTATTTACTGGATGTTCCTTATCCGTATGAGGTGAAAGCGCAGATAGCAGAGCAGACCCTGACCTCAACGAATCCAGATGTATGTCAGCGTCTCAGTGAACTGACAGCGGCCTATACAGCGGCAAATACGACCGACTCGTTCCATATCTATCTGAAGAAGACGTATGGAGCAGCAATGAACATCACCGCAGCGGAATTAGCGTTGTTGCAGACGGGATGTAGTAACTGTCGTTACCTGCTGAAGCAACCAGTCAAGTTACCTGTATTCATGGACCGTGGTGCCAAAGGTTGCATTACAGCTGCCGAGTATACACAGGCAATGGCTGCGTTAACTGCCTTTGCGGGTGATAGTTTGATAGCAGATCATTCAAATTATGAAAGGATAGTCACCAACTATCTGAATGCTCGTTTCGGATTCAGTTTGTCTTATAGTGCGTATGAGGCTTACCGGGATACAGTTGCTAAGAATCCATCGCTTACGATGTTGTTGTGTAATAGTCCGGTATATGTAAGTGTGACGCCTGACCAGTATGAATGTCTGATGCAGGTGATAGATGATGCGGTGGTCTCAGGAAGAGATCGTTACAGTACGTATGTCGAGGAGGTGAAACGTCTTTTCCGTAAGGATTATATAGCAGTATGTGGAGCGAATAAGCCAGTGGTATCACTGACCAGCCTTCAGCAGACGTATCACTATACATTATATTATTATGATCAGGCAGGCAATTTAATAAGAACTGTTCCACCAGAGGGTGTGCATCCGCTTAATGACAGTCTGGCGAAGTATGTGGATGGCGCGAGAGGAGTAAGAGATACCGCTTGTAGCAGTAAATATCAGCCAGATAATAAAACGAAGGATGCAGTATTACAGACATTGACACAGGCCTTCGATCGTACTACAAATGAGGCGATGGAAATGTGGGTGTACAATGCAGGTAATAGTGAAAGCCAGGTGCTGAGTACTACGGGGGGAAAGAAATATCTCTTCAATGTGTGTATCAGTGGCGGTTATCTGAACTTTGATGTTTATACAGCAACTTTATCTGGTGCAGATGCGGATGTAGTGTTGTCAGCGCATACAACGGTAAGTCTGATGGGCGTCGGGCCGTTGACAAACTGGACGCATGTCGTTATACAGGGCGCTGGTTTTAAGGCCAATAATATGGCGATCTATGTAAATGGCAAACGTTGTCCGTCAGTGACGCAGGTGCCTACCGGCGCTTGTGGATGGAGCCTGGAGGGTAATTCTGCAGGAGTTATATTCCCGGAGAATCTGTCTTTACTGAGACATTTACGACTGTATAATCACCTGTTACCGGATGACGTGATTGCTGCGAATGCAGGCGTGTCCTGCCTGAGTCCGAGTGATGTGTATAATCCGGCAGGCACCGATTCCCTGACGCTTTGGGCGTTGTTTAACGGAGCGACAGGAGGTTCTTCCAGTGAACAAAGGTATGTGCCTGTTTATCCTGCTCATACGTTGGCGACCAGTTATGCTTACCAGT
The DNA window shown above is from Chitinophaga agri and carries:
- a CDS encoding RHS repeat-associated core domain-containing protein gives rise to the protein MRAVYAKILMCVLLLLALSGISGDAMAFNAIETYQNQIQGRLKKGDTLVLKDEKFQNSAFDWSTIHNKTVSNMITFGLYRDSGAVFPKAFKCEIDLKVEYWTQADLPDPIVEDHIKLQVTYDPGAGVAYKDADLYRFLNGHKVRVTINDITSAELGSDFPPIFRLASQVIVERWYDIDNSKHLAPQYFIIPSANDTTSRRVSLAWETITGAEEYDLEWTFIDEDSDNGALLAAQPGSVSADVLKKMFRNNATRVTVQQEYYDISLVHHSKYLLIRIRPVQYRDNGFRQEFAWEYQIKDGATTKSSVIVLGDNPWHESGKNWQYNAVYAEDGKKKEVVSYYDGSLRSRQTVTVNNSDKNAVVQEAIYDEFGRPLATIMPVPLKSSVFKYYPGLHIGQGDSTYNFKHVYGNATACVATPLPLKDSGAARYYSANNEFLGDSLRPENAYIPDAEGYPLAVTRYTNDNTNRVSVQGSVGPRFQPGATGAVQYFYGVPTQWELDRLFGNDVGYYSHYLKNVVIDGNGQASIAYLDASGRTIATALAGKSPGNLDSLPSNAAPAEHTDIILDRQFTFDPTRMKISATATHISTVAGPVKLRFDVSRLVKMYADKGVDICSNCYYEGSIYITDNCGNEIYKTVTPWKIGDMLDSCLTADGVVTRQVDTIFGKGEYYIKLEIGIPENAINFYTAAFIKRNKNLRTEWSFVKDALLEKDLFSCFNDCATCKESLGELSTFRSRITERLIADKVDVTTNTAAINAWIDSTYASLYSQCAVLRANCNTSPCAELEKQLKEDVSPGGQYALFTAEGGVLEADINVLSRYWRQAFKPLPKDSADYIQQQFELEDGRISSPHDSAFTVQLLVKYWNSEWASRFVQYHPEYCALRFCQDNATSLSWDNRLRDVATTVADIPVASGGAIYSKSSVNWLIDKDPFFTARPDYKELFKNDLANYSRNVAGITTAGASVKHLSGFVDYMLYCADYTGSTNANNIPDRNANNWNNCQPVSTCIIPDREWDLYKTKYLELKEQYYNRLRDSSIYCGGRCTIGSSNRVAYTVDGCPATGDFIIESGSEACAADKQSVRISYLGSRLNTTVAVTIYYPAEYKALVDTTPVTLSPGNERVNLCISNKVLLSTLRVSGVSCGTGSGGNDFCATHTKNHFEFVFNSGSGRAYFQYINGALPAGVKPVLDVVFGDENGNEVCSYTFRRWDANGLSERALCDFIGTPTILQKTLYCDNVPVDPNPVVCNPAYQSKTSRINNISYSTPEITTDTTELKNMAAAGIQAMIDRNCESQADNWIGLLEACEKMDTTKRTTLRNKLIEICKMGGDVNHPNGASTLPAGKTTAEGYTSFKDAILGVLGITGKPGMLCNPYLLDVPYPYEVKAQIAEQTLTSTNPDVCQRLSELTAAYTAANTTDSFHIYLKKTYGAAMNITAAELALLQTGCSNCRYLLKQPVKLPVFMDRGAKGCITAAEYTQAMAALTAFAGDSLIADHSNYERIVTNYLNARFGFSLSYSAYEAYRDTVAKNPSLTMLLCNSPVYVSVTPDQYECLMQVIDDAVVSGRDRYSTYVEEVKRLFRKDYIAVCGANKPVVSLTSLQQTYHYTLYYYDQAGNLIRTVPPEGVHPLNDSLAKYVDGARGVRDTACSSKYQPDNKTKDAVLQTLTQAFDRTTNEAMEMWVYNAGNSESQVLSTTGGKKYLFNVCISGGYLNFDVYTATLSGADADVVLSAHTTVSLMGVGPLTNWTHVVIQGAGFKANNMAIYVNGKRCPSVTQVPTGACGWSLEGNSAGVIFPENLSLLRHLRLYNHLLPDDVIAANAGVSCLSPSDVYNPAGTDSLTLWALFNGATGGSSSEQRYVPVYPAHTLATSYAYQSLNGIQVQRTPDAGVSHFWYDMLGRNVVSQNAEQANPIGQGLGGRQSYTRFDAQGRVIEVGEKLNAERSADSVAFVTADVLHELYETAGQQVVRTYYDNTTDYVNMDAGVAAAQQNLRKRVAASTYTENDGDPQQVTYYSYDQLGNVKTLWQQIQGLGIKKVDYQYDLASGKVNKVGYQTGGKDRFFYGYEYDAENRLTKAFTGINAVSSDGWHIENAHTDARYRYFLHGPLARTELGHEHLVQGMDYTYTLQGWLKGVNGQYLQADKEMGFDGVKGRLHGDVARDAYAYTLDYFKDDYKPIGVGNAMTTLSWTAGQQSETGRDLFNGNISRSTLAIKRINDDKSSGYTYRYDQLNRLKAMRQHALVSGATSWSAASAGTAYKEDVTYDANGNILSYLRNGSSTRGDNMDQLSYVYAKDASGNLLHNKLLQVKDAVDNPAYTEDLKNQNVNNYLYDNIGNLIADKQGAIDSVVWNVYGKIARIRKSDGSVLQYGYDPTGNRVYKLFIKNGVVNRTWYVRDAQGNTLAVYGNKDGDANVYWEEQHLYGSSRLGVWNPDVNVTTDTSVNRWLRLGLKQYELTNHLGNVLATISDKPVDSVIGGVRQYFVPELLSAQDYYPFGMLQPDRKWSLGEYRYGFNGKENDNEVKGEGNQQDYGMRVYDPRIGKFLSVDPLTKSYPWNSTYAFAENDVIRSIDLDGEEKYIVNRNFNSAGQLTNVTIQWYEDKDGNARDNEAYNRNPRLKKADVYVIDRGPSGRVLRPIKYQTKLTAEQMIVMEKFRTIEESPPEVASFGDNVNEGNLNGNAFRDGTYRQAEIDLVQDIKLKFQENSSLYIDSKVEERKLVSVANILSYFPQANVDITGNSGTPSGNPAKLKLGTGPSVWSTSATLNGEAATLGALLSARAKTASSSLQVKFKIAGTRITTQPGTRFSTPAGRNVSISIRGLKF